In Gemmatimonadaceae bacterium, the sequence CGCGCGAGCTGTTCGTGACGGATGGGGTGGAGGCCACCACCATGCGGGCGATTGCGGCCAAGATCGGGTACACCCCCACCGCGATCTACCACCATTTCCGCGACAAGGAGGCCCTCCTCGAGGAGCTCTGCGTGGCGGACTTCGGCGCCCTGGGGCAGGCGATGCTCAAGATCGGCCGGATCGAGGATCCGGCGGAGCGTCTGATGCGCATGGGGGCGGCCTATACCGATTTTGCGCTCGATAATCCGAGCCAGTATCGGTTCATGTTCATGACAGTACACGGACACCCGAACATCGAAGAGCTCGGAGCCGATCGCTTCAAGCCCGATGAGGATGCCTACGGCTTCCTGCTCGCCACCGTCGAGGAAGGGATCGCCAAGGGGATCTTCCGCGCCGAGATGACCGACGGGCCGGAGATCGCCCAGATGTTCTGGGGCTCCATCCATGGCGTCATCTCGCTCTGGTTCACCCACTGCGACGATCCGAACATCGTGCTGCGGAACCCGCGGGAAACCGTCCGGACGATGTGCACCACGCTCCTCCGCGGGGCGCTCCGAAACCCCAGCTAACGCCCCACCGTACCACCTCTCAGACCACACGCACCACCCTGGGCGCCCTCGGCGCCCTTCTTTGGGCCCACTGACTTAACACTGTTATTTCATAAACCGATGAAAAGTACTAGATCGGTGTTCAGACAATACGCAGCGCTGCTCGTGACGGTGCTCGCCGCCGCGCCGGCGATGCCGCTGATCGCGCAAACCGCCACGCCGGTCGCCGCGCCCGCCGACGCCGGCACCGCGCGCGCGCTCCTCGACCGCTACGTCGGCGAGGCGCTGGCCGCCAACCTCGCCATCGCGCAGCAGACCGCGGCCGCGGCGCGCGCCAACGCCGTCGTGCGCGAGGCCAACGGGCGCTTCCTCCCGAGTGCCGGCCTCAACGCCCGCTACTCCGAGTACAGCGGCGTCATCAACATCGGCGACTTCATCAATCCGGCGTACAGCGCACTGAATCAGCTGATCGGCCAGCAGCGCTTCCCGACCAACATCAACGCCACGCTCCCGCTGCGGCAGGAAACCAAGCTGGAGTTCACGCTCCCGCTCTTCTCTGATGCGCTCTTCGGCGCCCGTGCCGCGGCCACGGCGCAGCGCGATCTCGTGGGCACTGGCCGCCACGCGGCAATGCGTCAGCTCGCAGCCGATGTGCAGCTGTCGTGGCTGGGCTATGCCACCGCCGTGCGCGCGGTCGAGACGCTCGAAGCCACCATGCCGGTGCTCGACGAGAATGTGCGCGTCAGTGAGCGCCTCATCGGCGCCGGCCAGGCTACGCCCGATGTCCTGCTGCGCGCCCGCGCCGAACGGAGCGAGGTGCAGCAGCAGCTCGCCGATGTGCGTCGCCAGCGTGATGCCGCGCGGCGCGGATTCAATCTCCTGCGCAATCGCGATGACGAAACGGCCATCACCCTGGCGACGGACAGCACGCTGGTGACGACCGTGCCGCAGTCCAAGGACGAGCTCATCGCGTATGCCCTCACGCATCGGGAAGAGCTCGCGCAGGCCACCAGCGGACAGCGGCTCGCCGACGCGCAGCTCCGTCTGGCGACGGCGAACTATCTCCCCACCGTCGCGCTGGCGGCCAGCTATGGCGTGCAGGGCGATCGCTATCGCTTCGACAGCAAGAACGACGTGGCGCTCGCCTCACTGGTCGTGAGCTGGAATCTCTTCAATGGCGGCCAGGATGCCGCCAAGCGCGAGCAGGCCCAGGCGACGCGGAGTGAGGCCGACTATCGCCGCCGCGAAGCCGAGCGCGCCATTCGCCTGCAGGTGGCCAATGCGTACGACGCCGTCGAAACGGCGCGGACCAATCTCACCGCCGCCGCCGATCGTCGCGCGAGCGCCGAGCGCGCGTTCACGCTGGTGCAGCGCCGGTACGCCGAGGGGCTCGCCAATCAGGTGGAGTTCCTGAGTGCCCGCAGCGCGGCAACCAACGCCGCGCTCAACGAGATCATCACCCGCT encodes:
- a CDS encoding TetR/AcrR family transcriptional regulator → MTTSAIRTASLARRERQKAETRQSILDAARELFVTDGVEATTMRAIAAKIGYTPTAIYHHFRDKEALLEELCVADFGALGQAMLKIGRIEDPAERLMRMGAAYTDFALDNPSQYRFMFMTVHGHPNIEELGADRFKPDEDAYGFLLATVEEGIAKGIFRAEMTDGPEIAQMFWGSIHGVISLWFTHCDDPNIVLRNPRETVRTMCTTLLRGALRNPS
- a CDS encoding TolC family protein; this translates as MKSTRSVFRQYAALLVTVLAAAPAMPLIAQTATPVAAPADAGTARALLDRYVGEALAANLAIAQQTAAAARANAVVREANGRFLPSAGLNARYSEYSGVINIGDFINPAYSALNQLIGQQRFPTNINATLPLRQETKLEFTLPLFSDALFGARAAATAQRDLVGTGRHAAMRQLAADVQLSWLGYATAVRAVETLEATMPVLDENVRVSERLIGAGQATPDVLLRARAERSEVQQQLADVRRQRDAARRGFNLLRNRDDETAITLATDSTLVTTVPQSKDELIAYALTHREELAQATSGQRLADAQLRLATANYLPTVALAASYGVQGDRYRFDSKNDVALASLVVSWNLFNGGQDAAKREQAQATRSEADYRRREAERAIRLQVANAYDAVETARTNLTAAADRRASAERAFTLVQRRYAEGLANQVEFLSARSAATNAALNEIITRFTFATRVVELERAAALRALPN